The proteins below come from a single Alligator mississippiensis isolate rAllMis1 chromosome 2, rAllMis1, whole genome shotgun sequence genomic window:
- the IRF7 gene encoding interferon regulatory factor 7: MATSENEGDSQKLRFGPWLIKEINSNKYEGIRWTNEAHTEFRIPWKHNSRRDITNNDNEIFRAWAIASGKYHPNIQDRARWKTNFRCALCSTNMFVMVEDNSKNSDDPHKVYRIKQPLAVATNNAPATANHILQEDKDDKDKLDMRPPTVKVPILSQPTSRIELQIENGFQSLSLRNPPQEMDSMQAGRADYYLFRDQMNICHHSTSNDYPDEPDLLEWFMSPSLLPLIAGEEGPYYQPNQSNYPQEENRVPNGPVENYTPVIHWAVEPVAEFHPVQNGYTPSAASFLQQDLSHSAAIPVTGHLNNTGILSEGRSQHSNHPGNQNIFLNEAPDGNATVYQTELAENGSNQLADQWMAPASAEQIMLNPHAAPLPQEPSHNTVPLLNNTGTVPPNLEITIYYRGKQSHLVEVTQSKCLFTYNNEDPALPQDCMQVVHFPSPDHLADHKQVHFTKHLLQNARLQLEQRNNRIYARRLDKCKVFWAFSKQLANMTQCPEPRLLPRSTDVELYNYEAFWEELKDFHEHRRECSPDFTIYLCFGQCFSETRAKETKLILVKLVPKFCENLHEMVLREGTSSLNSGNLSLQMSTSFNSLYAFLEQFSMQIE; encoded by the exons ATGGCTACTTCAGAGAATGAAGG GGATTCTCAGAAATTGCGTTTTGGCCCCTGGCTGATTAAAGAGATCAACAGCAACAAGTATGAAGGGATCCGCTGGACAAATGAAGCCCACACTGAGTTTCGTATCCCTTGGAAACACAATTCCAGGAGGGATATTACCAACAATGATAATGAGATTTTCAGG GCCTGGGCCATTGCCAGTGGAAAGTACCATCCAAATATCCAAGATCGAGCCAGGTGGAAAACCAACTTTCGCTGTGCCCTGTGTTCCACTAACATGTTCGTGATGGTGGAAGATAATTCCAAGAACTCCGACGACCCCCACAAAGTGTACAGAATCAAGCAGCCCCTCGCTGTGGCAACAAACAATGCTCCCGCTACTGCAA ACCATATACTGCAGGAGGATAAAGACGACAAAGACAAGCTTGACATGAGACCTCCTACTGTGAAAGTCCCCATTCTGTCACAACCTACATCTCGGATAGAG ctGCAGATAGAAAATGGTTTTCAGAGTTTATCACTGAGAAACCCTCCTCAAG AAATGGACAGCATGCAGGCTGGAAGGGCAGACTACTACCTCTTTCGGGATCAGATGAACATCTGCCATCATTCCACTTCAAATGATTACCCTGATGAACCTGACCTACTGGAGTGGTTTATGAGCCCTTCGTTGCTGCCCCTCATTGCTGGAG AGGAAGGTCCATACTATCAACCAAACCAAAGTAATTACCCCCAAGAGGAGAACAGAGTGCCAAATGGACCAGTGGAGAATTATACCCCAGTTATCCACTGGGCAGTCGAACCTGTGGCAGAATTCCATCCAGTGCAGAATGGTTATACCCCTTCTGCTGCTTCATTTCTCCAGCAGGACCTTTCACACAGTGCTGCCATACCTGTTACAGGTCACCTTAATAACACAG GAATCCTGTCTGAAGGGAGATCTCAGCACAGCAACCACCCTGGTAACCAGAACATCTTCCTGAATGAAGCCCCTGATGGAAATGCCACTGTCTATCAAACTGAGCTAGCAGAGAATGGCTCTAACCAGTTGGCGGACCAGTGGATGGCCCCCGCCTCAGCGGAGCAGATTATGCTCAACccccatgctgccccccttcCACAGGAACCTTCTCACAACACAGTCCCTCTGCTGAACAACACAG GAACCGTCCCACCCAATCTGGAGATCACCATCTACTACCGGGGGAAGCAGTCCCACCTCGTGGAAGTGACCCAGAGCAAGTGCCTGTTCACATACAATAATGAagaccctgccctcccccaggactGCATGCAGGTGGTGCATTTCCCAAGTCCAGACCATTTGGCAGATCACAAGCAGGTTCATTTCACCAAGCATCTGCTCCAgaatgccaggctgcagctggagcagcgaAACAACAGGATCTATGCCCGACGCctggataaatgcaaggttttctGGGCCTTCTCCAAGCAGCTGGCCAATATGACTCAGTGCCCTGAGCCTAGGCTGCTGCCACGCAGTACAGATGTGGAGCTCTACAACTATGAGGCGTTCTGGGAAG AGCTGAAGGACTTTCATGAGCACCGCAGGGAGTGTTCTCCTGACTTCACCATTTACCTTTGCTTTGGGCAGTGCTTCTCAGAGACCAGGGCCAAGGAAACCAAGTTGATCCTGGTAAAG CTGGTGCCTAAGTTCTGCGAGAATCTCCATGAGATGGTGCTGAGAGAAGGCACCTCATCCCTGAACAGTGGGAACCTGAGCCTGCAAATGTCCACCTCTTTCAACAGCCTGTATGCCTTCCTCGAGCAATTCAGCATGCAAATCGAGTGA